One Hordeum vulgare subsp. vulgare chromosome 4H, MorexV3_pseudomolecules_assembly, whole genome shotgun sequence DNA window includes the following coding sequences:
- the LOC123446588 gene encoding uncharacterized protein LOC123446588, with protein MLLEEKSLKKTKKKVQFSNAVARNRRVEAKRRPKMCPRRRDHARKGLNSMEARVAKVTSATSFSKPPPLALPKTAQFFLRHLPNRSRGGASVVPHVEWERKTDLRDSIHDAYLRALARLPFNAPHGVPTVPALLPALLAGGYCFGPLSDGASNVIVNTVWLFAASSPARFAAVDTVVDVVDINDIEHGSFLGLNRVVHDVGRNYDYYHAAAVAAKHPNCEAFAAFAQSGVATSPAVTELLAGGSSANLSAEDIERLAVLLVRPSTPPLDSCLVLESKFTAEREEYMRARQEWKRKLANMAIQHWNRTIGGPELQLHVVCDASAVCHNYQHINFMATSSDNPAAIQLFFAEYEKQMGVVLCCPVQDSVSLSGHCDLCEGLDERLIHPAFGAYNFRSPLDATSGIIDFDVANLLDIKYARHLWGSRHMGRAFYPSDDFYSSADWKCDFMVFR; from the exons ATGTTATTAGAAGAAAAATCCCTCAAGAAAACGAAGAAAAAGGTCCAATTCTCCAACGCCGTCGCCCGCAATCGGAGAGTAGAGGCGAAGCGGCGACCGAAGATGTGCCCCCGTCGCCGAGATCACGCGCGGAAGGGGCTAAACTCAATGGAGGCGAGGGTAGCGAAGGTCACCTCGGCGACGTCCTTCTCCAAGCCCCCACCGCTGGCGCTCCCGAAGACGGCGCAGTTCTTCCTCCGGCACCTCCCGAACCGCAGCCGTGGTGGCGCCAGTGTCGTCCCCCACGTGGAGTGGGAGAGGAAGACAGATCTGAGGGACTCCATCCACGACGCCTACCTCCGTGCCCTCGCGCGGCTCCCTTTCAACGCACCCCATGGCGTGCCGACGGTGCCAGCCCTCCTGCCCGCCCTCCTAGCCGGCGGCTACTGCTTCGGGCCTCTCTCCGATGGCGCCTCCAACGTCATCGTCAACACGGTTTGGCTcttcgccgcctcctcccctgccCGCTTCGCCGCCGTCGACACCGTTGTCGATGTCGTCGACATCAATGACATCGAGCACGGGTCCTTCCTCGGCCTCAATCGCGTGGTTCACGACGTTGGTCGTAACTATGACTACTACCATGCTGCAGCTGTTGCCGCAAAGCACCCCAACTGCGAGGCCTTCGCTGCGTTTGCGCAGTCCGGAGTTGCCACGAGCCCTGCCGTCACAGAACTGCTCGCCGGTGGCAGCAGCGCCAATCTCTCCGCCGAGGATATCGAGCGACTGGCTGTCCTACTCGTTCGACCTTCGACTCCTCCGCTCGACTCTTGCCTGGTTCTAGAGTCCAAGTTCACGGCGGAGAGGGAGGAGTACATGAGAGCCAGGCAAGAATGGAAACGAAAGTTGGCTAACATGGCGATTCAGCATTGGAACCGCACCATTGGG GGGCCAGAGCTACAGCTCCATGTTGTTTGTGACGCCAGTGCTGTCTGTCATAATTACCAACATATCAACTTCATGGCCACCTCAAGTGATAATCCGGCAGCCATACAGCTCTTCTTTGCAGAATATGAAAAACAAATGGGGGTCGTGCTTTGCTGCCCTGTACAAGACTCCGTCTCACTAAGCG GTCACTGTGATCTTTGTGAGGGTCTTGATGAAAGGCTTATCCACCCAGCTTTTGGAGCATACAATTTCCGCAGTCCCCTTGATGCTACCTCTGGTATAATTGACTTTGATGTTGCAAATCTGCTGGATATCAAATATGCTCGGCACCTTTGGGGATCGAGGCACATGGGTCGTGCTTTTTACCCTTCTGATGATTTTTATTCCAGCGCTGATTGGAAGTGTGATTTCATGGTATTTCGGTAG